One segment of Campylobacter hominis ATCC BAA-381 DNA contains the following:
- the atpG gene encoding ATP synthase F1 subunit gamma produces the protein MANLKDIKLKIKSVSNTEKTTKAMKLVSNVKLKKAKDFAKQSKAYAIKINELLSEISAKIQVNIKSFADDKFFDTNREVKIVDIIFVTADKGLCGGFNIHTIKKVKETIEEYKSKKIKVRLRAIGKKGIEYFNFQGVELLKKYIGLSSSPSSKKAAEVIYEAINDFENGKTDKIVLIHNGYKNMISQEMKVNVLLPVEPPTANENSYVGSNMEFEPSDGGDNIIRTLTKKYFEYSMYYSLIDSLAAEHSARMNAMENATNNAKERLSQLNLEYNKARQSSITTELIEIISGAESMK, from the coding sequence ATGGCAAATTTAAAAGATATAAAGTTAAAGATAAAAAGTGTAAGCAATACCGAAAAAACGACAAAGGCTATGAAGCTTGTATCTAATGTCAAGCTTAAAAAAGCTAAAGATTTCGCTAAACAATCGAAAGCTTATGCTATTAAAATTAACGAGCTTTTAAGCGAAATTTCCGCTAAAATTCAGGTAAATATTAAAAGTTTTGCCGATGATAAATTTTTTGATACCAATAGAGAAGTAAAAATAGTGGATATTATTTTTGTTACAGCCGATAAAGGACTTTGTGGCGGTTTTAATATTCATACAATTAAAAAAGTTAAGGAAACTATTGAAGAGTATAAATCAAAAAAAATAAAAGTTCGTCTTAGAGCTATAGGAAAAAAAGGTATTGAATACTTTAATTTTCAAGGTGTAGAACTTTTGAAAAAGTATATAGGTTTAAGTTCGTCTCCAAGTTCTAAAAAGGCTGCTGAAGTGATATATGAAGCTATTAATGATTTTGAAAACGGAAAAACTGATAAAATTGTTTTAATACATAACGGCTATAAAAATATGATTTCGCAAGAGATGAAAGTAAATGTTTTACTTCCTGTTGAGCCGCCTACTGCCAATGAAAACAGTTATGTAGGTTCAAATATGGAATTTGAACCAAGTGATGGCGGAGACAATATAATAAGAACTTTGACGAAAAAATATTTCGAATACAGTATGTATTATTCGCTTATTGATTCGCTTGCAGCTGAGCACAGCGCCAGAATGAATGCGATGGAAAATGCGACAAACAACGCGAAAGAGCGTTTAAGTCAATTGAATTTGGAATACAATAAAGCTAGACAAAGTTCAATTACCACTGAGCTTATAGAAATCATCAGTGGTGCGGAATCAATGAAATAA
- the atpD gene encoding F0F1 ATP synthase subunit beta — protein sequence MKGIISQVMGPVVDVDFKDYLPKINEAIEVKYDVEGIQKRLVLEVAAHLGDNKVRTIAMDMSDGLRRGLEAEALGAPISVPVGKKVLGRIFNVTGDLIDEGEPEDFETRWSIHRDPPSFEDQSTKSEIFETGIKVVDLLAPYAKGGKVGLFGGAGVGKTVIIMELIHNVAFKHNGYSVFAGVGERTREGNDLYNEMKESGVLDKVALTYGQMNEPPGARNRIALTGLTMAEYFRDELGLDVLMFIDNIFRFSQSGSEMSALLGRIPSAVGYQPTLASEMGKLQERITSTKKGSITSVQAVYVPADDLTDPAPATVFAHLDATTVLNRSIAEKGIYPAVDPLNSTSRMLDPQIVGEEHYKIARGVQAVLQKYKDLQDIIAILGMDELSEEDKLVVERARKIEKYLSQPFFVAEVFTGSPGKYISLEDTIAGFKGILEGKYDDLPENAFYMVGSIDEVLAKAEKMKA from the coding sequence ATGAAAGGTATTATTTCGCAAGTAATGGGTCCTGTCGTAGATGTGGATTTTAAAGATTATTTGCCAAAAATTAACGAAGCAATTGAAGTCAAATATGATGTAGAAGGCATTCAAAAAAGACTCGTACTTGAAGTAGCGGCGCATTTGGGAGATAATAAAGTGCGCACAATTGCTATGGATATGAGTGACGGCTTACGTAGAGGTCTTGAAGCTGAAGCTTTGGGTGCACCTATCAGCGTGCCTGTCGGTAAAAAAGTTTTAGGTAGAATTTTTAATGTAACAGGTGATTTGATTGATGAGGGCGAGCCTGAGGATTTCGAAACTCGCTGGTCAATTCACAGAGATCCGCCAAGTTTTGAAGATCAAAGTACAAAAAGTGAAATTTTTGAAACAGGTATTAAAGTTGTAGATCTTCTAGCACCTTATGCAAAAGGTGGAAAAGTCGGACTTTTCGGTGGTGCAGGTGTCGGAAAAACAGTTATTATTATGGAGCTTATTCATAATGTTGCTTTTAAGCATAATGGATATTCGGTATTTGCAGGCGTTGGTGAAAGAACAAGAGAGGGAAATGATCTTTATAATGAAATGAAAGAAAGCGGTGTTTTGGATAAAGTTGCCCTAACTTATGGTCAAATGAACGAGCCACCGGGAGCAAGAAATAGAATCGCTTTAACAGGTCTTACAATGGCTGAATATTTCCGCGATGAACTTGGGCTTGATGTACTTATGTTTATTGATAATATTTTCAGATTTTCACAAAGCGGTTCGGAGATGTCTGCGCTTCTTGGAAGAATTCCATCAGCCGTTGGTTATCAACCGACTTTGGCTAGTGAGATGGGAAAACTTCAAGAGAGAATTACATCAACCAAAAAAGGTTCAATTACATCGGTTCAAGCTGTATATGTTCCTGCAGATGACTTGACAGACCCTGCTCCTGCAACTGTTTTCGCACACCTTGATGCAACTACCGTTTTAAATAGAAGCATCGCTGAAAAAGGAATTTATCCTGCTGTTGATCCGCTCAATTCAACTTCAAGAATGCTTGATCCTCAAATTGTCGGTGAGGAACATTATAAAATAGCTCGCGGAGTTCAAGCTGTGCTTCAAAAATATAAAGATTTGCAAGATATTATTGCTATTTTAGGTATGGATGAACTTAGTGAAGAAGATAAACTTGTAGTTGAACGTGCAAGAAAGATAGAAAAATATCTATCACAACCATTTTTCGTAGCTGAAGTTTTTACAGGAAGTCCTGGAAAATATATTAGCCTTGAAGATACAATCGCAGGATTTAAAGGAATTTTGGAAGGCAAATATGATGATTTACCTGAAAATGCTTTTTATATGGTTGGAAGTATTGACGAGGTTTTAGCCAAAGCTGAAAAAATGAAAGCATAA
- the atpC gene encoding ATP synthase F1 subunit epsilon produces the protein MDKLFLEIVTPEGEIFANDVKSVQVPGCEGEFGILPRHATLVTTLNAGVIEVINLDGTKDMIAIDDGGCIKVAEDKTTILANGAVYIGGSNESEIAISLQKAKELVKSMSSNTIVYATTIAKIDEQVRQK, from the coding sequence ATGGATAAGTTATTCTTAGAGATTGTTACACCTGAAGGTGAAATTTTTGCAAATGATGTAAAATCGGTACAAGTTCCAGGTTGTGAAGGCGAGTTTGGAATTTTACCAAGACACGCTACTTTGGTGACTACTCTAAATGCCGGCGTTATCGAAGTTATAAATTTAGATGGCACAAAAGATATGATTGCTATTGATGATGGCGGTTGTATCAAGGTTGCTGAAGATAAAACTACTATTTTAGCTAATGGCGCAGTTTATATCGGCGGTAGTAATGAAAGCGAGATTGCAATTTCTTTGCAAAAAGCAAAAGAGTTGGTAAAATCAATGTCATCAAATACAATAGTTTATGCAACTACTATAGCAAAAATAGATGAGCAAGTAAGGCAAAAATAA
- a CDS encoding MotA/TolQ/ExbB proton channel family protein, translated as MQSLDIFLSYINRSSFITLFVLTWLSIYFIFTLTILISRYFGLNSWQKREQNALESLLMGRQASTLNTVLKKFLTGRVTREKLAICQGMAEKNATSGLTWLSIISSTSPFIGLFGTVISILDTFSKMGAGNSSIAVIAPAISEALVATGCGIFVAIPAYTAHLLIKRKAYEIMSIINRSADIIIYSAQQKEQ; from the coding sequence GTGCAATCATTAGATATTTTTTTGAGTTATATAAATAGAAGTTCTTTTATTACACTATTTGTACTTACTTGGCTATCTATTTATTTTATTTTTACGCTTACAATTTTGATTTCGAGGTATTTTGGATTAAACAGTTGGCAAAAACGTGAGCAAAATGCCTTGGAATCTTTGCTTATGGGAAGACAAGCCAGTACTTTAAATACGGTTTTAAAGAAATTTTTAACCGGTCGCGTTACAAGAGAAAAACTTGCAATTTGTCAAGGTATGGCAGAAAAAAATGCTACAAGCGGACTTACCTGGCTTTCTATTATTTCATCTACATCGCCGTTTATCGGACTTTTTGGAACGGTTATAAGTATACTTGATACGTTTTCTAAAATGGGAGCCGGAAATTCAAGCATAGCTGTTATAGCTCCTGCTATAAGCGAGGCACTTGTTGCTACAGGTTGTGGAATTTTTGTGGCGATTCCTGCGTATACGGCGCATTTACTTATAAAGCGCAAAGCTTATGAAATTATGAGTATTATAAATCGTTCAGCTGACATTATTATTTATTCGGCACAACAAAAAGAACAATAA
- a CDS encoding biopolymer transporter ExbD: MWNYDEKPELNITPLVDIMLVLLAILMVTTPAIIYEEKINLPDGSKTETSQSTKEFLILRVGDDKIIHIDQNSMSFGELSDNLLHIANSGMYSKEKPVYIQADKKLSYDDVMFVLKTLKQMGFFKIALQTNG, translated from the coding sequence ATGTGGAATTATGATGAAAAGCCTGAGCTTAATATCACACCGCTCGTTGATATTATGCTTGTGTTACTTGCTATTTTAATGGTGACTACTCCTGCTATCATATATGAAGAAAAAATAAATCTTCCTGATGGCTCTAAAACGGAAACTTCACAAAGTACGAAAGAATTTTTGATTTTGCGAGTCGGGGATGATAAAATCATACATATAGATCAAAATTCAATGAGTTTTGGCGAGCTTTCGGATAATTTACTTCATATCGCAAATTCCGGTATGTACAGTAAAGAAAAACCTGTATATATTCAAGCTGATAAAAAATTGTCTTACGATGATGTTATGTTTGTGCTTAAAACACTCAAACAAATGGGCTTTTTTAAAATAGCACTTCAAACAAACGGATAA
- a CDS encoding TonB C-terminal domain-containing protein, translating to MRNFSNIGAKFDNFTSFLLATLIYFLAILLLIFKATFHDLNQNFTDDKNAFMDIIAIDIDEGVPTRTAKEVADSQESEAVKTLPQEKIELENLKVQKKPEPKVEQKPIEKVEENIVKPEQKEIEEIKPEKKEIKPESKEEAKDQESKKQNLNDLFAATTSNNEKLTKATSEVKSKKTGAKQSKGAISDKDAGKSQLTGIYDAFKGGVRKKLTTLWSRYNGGSNNDALVSITISADGKLKSYEILELSYDSEFNQKLRDFMESLYNQDFPKPPNNEEYTFSKLKLNTQL from the coding sequence TTGCGAAATTTTAGTAATATCGGTGCAAAATTTGATAATTTTACATCATTTTTGCTCGCTACGCTTATATATTTTTTGGCAATTTTGTTACTGATATTTAAAGCGACTTTTCATGATTTAAATCAAAATTTTACAGATGATAAAAATGCATTTATGGATATTATAGCTATTGATATAGATGAAGGCGTTCCAACCAGAACAGCAAAAGAAGTTGCCGATTCACAAGAAAGTGAAGCCGTTAAAACTTTACCACAAGAAAAAATAGAACTTGAAAATTTAAAAGTTCAAAAAAAGCCGGAACCAAAAGTAGAACAAAAACCTATAGAAAAAGTTGAAGAAAATATTGTTAAGCCTGAACAAAAAGAAATCGAAGAAATTAAACCTGAAAAAAAAGAAATTAAGCCTGAATCAAAAGAAGAAGCAAAAGACCAGGAATCTAAAAAACAAAATTTGAATGATCTTTTTGCTGCGACAACATCTAATAATGAAAAACTTACTAAGGCTACATCTGAAGTAAAATCAAAAAAAACAGGCGCAAAACAAAGTAAAGGAGCGATTTCGGATAAAGATGCCGGTAAATCGCAACTTACAGGAATTTATGATGCCTTTAAGGGCGGTGTTCGCAAAAAATTAACGACTCTTTGGTCAAGATATAATGGCGGAAGTAATAATGATGCGCTTGTCAGTATCACTATTTCCGCTGACGGAAAGCTTAAAAGTTATGAAATTTTAGAGCTATCTTATGATAGCGAGTTTAATCAGAAATTGCGTGACTTTATGGAAAGTCTTTATAATCAGGATTTTCCAAAGCCGCCAAATAACGAAGAATATACATTTAGTAAATTAAAATTAAATACACAATTATAA
- the tolB gene encoding Tol-Pal system protein TolB gives MKKLLLLFTFCVSLFAYVDDATMTITNKGSNLPKIVVQNSSMIANSSLNQKFFKLMVGDLKVGATFEVSDEYFESSYDGDFRTNISSDSGTALIVRYALSDASPMSLKAKVLDAITGKILYENSFSIEDKSKFPFLAHDAVSEIVKNLGYSNVDWMREMILFSRYTSAKESEILIADYTLTYQKTVVRGGLNIFPKWANKAQNAFYYTYYINKNTPAIFKYNLSNGSKSKIFTGRGMTIASDVSDDGSKLLITNAPKDQPDIFLYNLNSGSMKQITNYPGIDVNGNFVDNDSRIVFVSDRLGYPNIFAQSIDGGNVEQMVFQGKNNNSISTHGNYIVYSSRDGGGSFNIYLISTGTNLIRQLTADGKNMFPRFSSDGGSVMFIKHSNFGSSIGIIRINENKSFQFPLKIGQIQSVDW, from the coding sequence ATGAAAAAGTTATTGTTGCTTTTTACATTTTGTGTGAGTTTATTTGCGTATGTTGATGATGCTACGATGACAATCACAAACAAAGGATCAAATTTGCCTAAGATTGTAGTTCAAAATTCATCAATGATTGCAAATTCGTCTTTAAATCAAAAATTTTTTAAACTTATGGTAGGAGATTTAAAAGTCGGCGCTACATTTGAAGTAAGCGATGAATATTTTGAAAGCAGCTATGACGGCGATTTTCGCACAAATATATCAAGCGACAGCGGTACAGCGTTAATAGTTAGATATGCTCTTAGCGATGCTTCACCTATGAGTTTAAAAGCAAAAGTTTTGGATGCAATTACAGGAAAAATTTTATATGAAAACAGTTTTTCGATAGAAGATAAATCCAAATTTCCGTTTCTTGCTCATGACGCCGTTAGTGAAATAGTCAAAAATTTAGGATATTCAAATGTTGATTGGATGAGAGAAATGATACTTTTTTCACGTTATACAAGCGCAAAAGAGAGCGAAATTCTTATAGCTGATTATACATTGACATATCAAAAAACAGTTGTAAGAGGTGGATTGAATATATTTCCAAAATGGGCAAATAAAGCACAAAATGCGTTTTATTATACATATTATATAAATAAAAATACACCTGCTATTTTTAAATACAATCTTTCAAACGGAAGTAAAAGTAAAATTTTCACAGGTAGAGGTATGACAATAGCAAGCGATGTAAGCGATGATGGAAGCAAGCTTTTGATTACAAATGCCCCAAAAGACCAACCGGATATTTTTCTATATAATCTTAATAGCGGCTCTATGAAACAAATTACGAATTATCCCGGAATTGATGTAAATGGAAATTTTGTTGATAATGATAGCAGAATTGTTTTTGTTAGCGACAGACTTGGATATCCGAATATTTTCGCGCAAAGTATAGATGGCGGAAATGTCGAGCAAATGGTTTTTCAAGGTAAAAATAACAATTCAATCAGCACACACGGTAATTATATAGTTTATTCAAGTCGCGATGGCGGCGGAAGCTTTAATATTTATTTGATTTCAACAGGCACAAATCTTATTCGTCAACTTACAGCAGACGGCAAAAATATGTTTCCAAGATTTTCAAGTGACGGTGGAAGCGTGATGTTTATAAAACATTCTAATTTTGGCAGTTCTATCGGAATAATAAGAATAAATGAAAATAAAAGTTTCCAATTCCCACTAAAAATCGGGCAAATTCAATCAGTTGATTGGTAA
- a CDS encoding OmpA family protein — protein MKHLVLLSAVVAALMVSGCSKKTPEVNSNSADALATLASKIQSEVNTVYFDFDKFNIKTSEQSKISNNAALFNQAGAESLTVKIEGNCDEWGTDEYNYALGLKRATAAKDALVKQGVAENRLSVVSYGESNLVCTDKTKACDAQNRRDEFKVGF, from the coding sequence ATGAAACATTTAGTTTTATTATCAGCAGTAGTTGCCGCTCTTATGGTGAGTGGTTGTTCTAAAAAAACCCCTGAGGTTAATTCAAATTCAGCAGATGCACTTGCTACTTTGGCTTCAAAAATTCAAAGTGAAGTAAATACAGTTTATTTTGATTTTGATAAATTTAATATCAAAACAAGTGAACAAAGCAAAATTAGCAATAATGCAGCGCTATTCAATCAAGCAGGCGCAGAGTCTTTAACTGTTAAAATAGAAGGAAACTGCGACGAGTGGGGAACTGATGAATACAATTACGCTCTTGGTCTAAAAAGAGCAACAGCTGCAAAAGACGCTTTGGTTAAACAAGGTGTAGCTGAGAATAGATTATCAGTTGTAAGTTATGGCGAAAGCAATTTAGTTTGCACAGACAAAACTAAAGCTTGCGACGCTCAAAACAGACGTGATGAATTCAAAGTAGGTTTCTAA
- a CDS encoding tetratricopeptide repeat protein has translation MKFIKILVVAAFAATFLNSEEVSVFDMGNINNENPQGLTENEQVLLKNRQKVADVATGLDNTNESLEGLKTVLEGTNAQIANLENRVADLEIRTKGKVSKNSDLESIKKDITWLKSQIKEINAKLDGVNVKKNSNEVEKSVPNNENSIKTQNFTSKKETEILKEAEKLYSKKDYSGAKECYEYLVSKNYQPAKSNFMLGEISYFGKSYGEAIKYYQTSISHSQTQPYTPKLLYHTAISFDKIGDTNSANKFYNALKSAYPDSKEAKSSPNRK, from the coding sequence TTGAAATTTATTAAAATTTTGGTCGTGGCAGCTTTTGCCGCGACCTTTTTAAATTCAGAGGAAGTTTCCGTTTTTGATATGGGAAATATTAACAATGAAAATCCTCAAGGTCTTACAGAAAATGAACAGGTACTTCTTAAGAATCGCCAAAAAGTAGCCGATGTAGCCACAGGACTTGACAATACAAATGAAAGTCTTGAAGGACTTAAAACCGTTTTAGAAGGCACAAATGCTCAAATTGCCAATCTGGAAAATCGTGTAGCCGATCTTGAAATTCGCACAAAAGGCAAAGTAAGCAAAAACAGCGATTTAGAAAGTATAAAGAAGGATATCACATGGTTAAAATCTCAAATCAAAGAGATAAATGCTAAACTTGACGGTGTTAATGTAAAAAAAAACTCTAATGAAGTAGAAAAATCTGTTCCAAACAATGAAAATTCTATAAAAACACAGAATTTTACTTCTAAAAAAGAAACTGAAATTTTAAAAGAAGCTGAAAAATTATACTCAAAAAAAGATTACAGCGGTGCAAAAGAGTGCTATGAATATTTAGTTTCTAAAAATTATCAACCTGCCAAATCAAATTTTATGTTAGGTGAGATTTCTTATTTCGGTAAATCTTACGGCGAAGCAATAAAATACTATCAAACAAGCATTTCTCACAGTCAAACACAACCATATACGCCAAAACTTCTATATCATACAGCCATAAGTTTTGACAAGATCGGCGATACAAACAGCGCCAATAAATTTTATAATGCGCTAAAATCAGCGTATCCTGATTCAAAAGAAGCAAAATCTTCACCGAATAGAAAATAG
- a CDS encoding YqiA/YcfP family alpha/beta fold hydrolase: MISECEKISEFNGKIKIKFNFESLKKGNIKMQSFKECLDDIKLKRVLIIHGFNSSGNGTTASNIKSVLNDFGITKIIAPNFNLLNYDETISKINELSKNVDIVIGHSLGGYYAMSLERPENFKILINPCIDPSIINLTLNSNKKINLRGLNRQLTFGMFAKSDELFDFYDYFKDNFSAEFYGVLNYTRIPGTHRPDKDSLERGLIKAFEYFTKIHNSIDLIPDETLPINENSIFNDFSKNQNLNEKFVNVLTGNDRETSKYKDKVYEILYNSYKDIGGVAGLENPDNLISDSDFWKLEIKNNEILSVFIYTFKRGGRKVQYIGTNGTPEGKKSMYNIVKDDLRLKDRNAWIECSGAVEHIYLKMGARKMPIDEVRKRLQDKEVLDLTDKDIKSYKGKNNINDGYHYKRIIGGKYHIKLMVY; this comes from the coding sequence ATGATAAGTGAATGTGAAAAAATATCTGAATTTAATGGTAAAATAAAAATAAAATTTAATTTTGAAAGTTTAAAAAAAGGAAATATAAAAATGCAAAGCTTTAAAGAATGCTTAGATGATATAAAATTAAAAAGAGTTCTTATCATTCATGGGTTTAATAGTTCAGGTAATGGTACAACCGCAAGTAATATAAAATCAGTTTTAAACGATTTTGGAATAACTAAAATAATTGCACCAAATTTTAACCTTTTAAATTATGATGAAACAATTTCAAAAATAAACGAATTATCAAAAAATGTAGATATTGTAATTGGACATAGTTTAGGTGGTTATTATGCAATGAGTTTAGAAAGACCGGAAAATTTTAAAATACTTATAAATCCTTGTATAGACCCATCTATTATTAATCTTACATTAAATTCTAATAAAAAAATAAACTTAAGAGGACTTAATAGGCAACTTACTTTTGGGATGTTTGCCAAATCAGATGAATTATTTGACTTTTATGATTATTTTAAAGATAATTTTTCAGCAGAATTTTATGGCGTTTTAAACTATACAAGAATTCCAGGCACTCACAGACCGGACAAAGATTCATTAGAAAGAGGACTAATAAAGGCATTTGAGTATTTTACAAAAATTCATAACTCAATAGACTTAATACCTGATGAAACTTTACCAATAAACGAAAATTCAATATTTAATGATTTTTCAAAAAATCAAAATCTAAATGAAAAATTTGTTAATGTTTTAACAGGAAATGATAGAGAAACTTCAAAATACAAAGATAAAGTCTATGAAATTCTTTATAACTCTTATAAAGATATTGGCGGAGTAGCAGGTTTAGAAAATCCAGATAACTTAATTTCAGATTCAGACTTTTGGAAACTCGAAATAAAGAATAATGAAATTTTATCAGTTTTTATTTATACATTTAAAAGGGGTGGGCGTAAAGTTCAATATATAGGAACAAATGGCACTCCAGAGGGTAAAAAGTCAATGTATAATATTGTTAAAGATGATTTAAGACTAAAAGATAGAAATGCTTGGATTGAGTGTAGTGGGGCTGTAGAACATATATATTTAAAAATGGGTGCTAGAAAAATGCCTATTGATGAGGTTAGAAAAAGACTACAAGATAAAGAAGTTTTAGATTTAACTGATAAAGATATTAAAAGTTATAAAGGTAAAAATAATATAAATGATGGATATCACTATAAAAGAATAATAGGTGGTAAATATCATATTAAATTAATGGTTTATTAA
- a CDS encoding FKBP-type peptidyl-prolyl cis-trans isomerase: MANNRVISMFYELKDANSGEFLESNFKADQISFLTGKDQILSKLEDEIIDLAEGAEKIVRISAKEGVGEYDESAVQVLPKEQFAGIDLKEGMELFGESEDGQTVRVSVKSIGEDDVTIDYNHPFAGRDLEFRVKIMENREATADEIAMGVPEGVHTCECGEHHHEDHECCHAHHHESGECCGKHQE; this comes from the coding sequence ATGGCAAATAATCGTGTAATATCGATGTTTTATGAACTAAAAGATGCAAATTCCGGTGAATTTTTAGAGAGTAATTTTAAGGCGGATCAAATATCGTTTTTAACGGGAAAAGATCAAATTTTAAGCAAACTTGAAGATGAGATAATAGATCTTGCTGAAGGCGCTGAAAAAATCGTTCGAATTTCTGCAAAAGAAGGTGTTGGAGAATATGATGAAAGTGCAGTGCAAGTTTTACCAAAAGAGCAATTTGCAGGTATTGATTTAAAAGAGGGAATGGAACTTTTTGGTGAGAGCGAAGACGGACAAACCGTGCGTGTAAGCGTAAAATCAATCGGTGAAGATGATGTTACAATTGATTATAATCATCCTTTTGCAGGTCGCGATTTGGAATTTCGCGTTAAAATCATGGAAAATAGAGAAGCCACTGCCGATGAAATTGCAATGGGCGTGCCTGAGGGCGTTCATACTTGCGAATGCGGCGAACATCATCACGAAGATCACGAATGTTGCCACGCTCATCATCACGAAAGCGGCGAATGTTGCGGCAAGCACCAAGAATAA
- the fabD gene encoding ACP S-malonyltransferase yields MKYAFIFPGQGSQSVGMGREFYENFIECRELLDESSEFCKIDFKNLLFSENEKLDISEFTQPAIVLNSFMAFLALQKTAEISPVFSLGHSLGEFSALGVNKALDFKDTIKLVNIRGKLMQEACEGKNASMMVVIGLDDEKVTQICKNAREDGKSAWAANFNCDGQIVVAGNRDDLSNLESEFKAAGAKRAMLLNMSVASHCPILESAAKELVKFLKPLLTSEFAPVVSNVTSQPYSTKDEAISLLKEQLILPVLYKQSILNIEDKVDCFVEFGAGVLKGINRRITKKPTFSINDLDSLDKFLNFRKENL; encoded by the coding sequence ATGAAATACGCATTTATTTTTCCTGGACAAGGCTCTCAAAGCGTTGGAATGGGCAGAGAATTTTATGAAAATTTTATAGAATGCAGAGAACTGTTGGACGAATCAAGTGAATTTTGCAAAATTGATTTTAAAAATTTGCTTTTTAGTGAAAATGAGAAGCTCGATATTTCTGAATTTACTCAACCTGCGATTGTTTTAAACTCTTTCATGGCTTTTTTGGCACTACAAAAAACAGCTGAAATTTCGCCTGTTTTTTCACTTGGACATTCTCTTGGCGAATTTTCGGCACTTGGTGTAAATAAAGCTTTGGATTTCAAAGACACAATTAAACTTGTAAATATACGCGGAAAGCTTATGCAAGAAGCGTGCGAAGGCAAAAACGCATCTATGATGGTTGTTATCGGGCTTGATGATGAAAAAGTTACTCAAATTTGCAAAAACGCAAGAGAAGACGGTAAATCTGCTTGGGCTGCAAATTTTAATTGTGATGGACAAATCGTTGTTGCAGGAAACAGAGACGATCTTTCAAATTTAGAAAGTGAGTTTAAAGCAGCAGGCGCAAAGCGCGCTATGCTTTTAAATATGAGCGTAGCAAGTCATTGTCCGATATTAGAAAGCGCCGCCAAAGAGTTGGTTAAGTTTTTAAAACCGCTTTTGACATCTGAATTTGCCCCTGTTGTTTCAAATGTTACATCGCAACCTTATAGCACAAAAGATGAAGCGATTTCGCTGCTTAAAGAGCAACTTATTTTGCCGGTGCTTTATAAACAAAGTATTTTAAATATCGAAGACAAGGTTGATTGCTTTGTGGAATTCGGCGCAGGCGTTTTAAAGGGCATAAACCGCAGAATTACGAAAAAACCGACTTTTTCGATAAATGATCTTGATTCTTTGGATAAATTTTTAAATTTTAGAAAGGAAAATTTATGA
- a CDS encoding 5'-methylthioadenosine/adenosylhomocysteine nucleosidase, with amino-acid sequence MKIAILGAMPEEIDPFIVEIPTQIDYYAGNKFYKAEFAGHELFIAYSKIGKVNAAITATLLIEKFKVEALLFTGVAGALKDNFKIGELLYATKLAQHDLDISAFGHPVGYVPGNEIFVNTSKKLNKIAVKTAKDLGLTLKSGVIVSGDQFICDDDKKAWIAKTFGADAVEMEGASVAQVCSAFKVPFFIMRAISDVAGHKAEINYDEFMENSAKTSADFVLKMIEKI; translated from the coding sequence ATGAAAATAGCGATTTTAGGGGCAATGCCTGAAGAAATCGATCCGTTTATTGTAGAAATTCCAACCCAAATAGATTATTACGCAGGCAATAAATTTTACAAAGCCGAGTTTGCAGGGCACGAACTTTTTATAGCATACAGCAAAATCGGCAAGGTAAATGCCGCAATAACAGCTACCTTATTAATTGAAAAATTTAAAGTTGAGGCGTTGCTTTTTACGGGCGTTGCAGGAGCTTTGAAAGATAATTTTAAAATAGGCGAGCTTTTATATGCCACAAAACTTGCTCAACACGATTTGGATATCAGCGCATTCGGTCACCCGGTAGGTTATGTGCCGGGAAATGAAATTTTTGTAAATACCAGCAAAAAACTTAACAAAATCGCTGTAAAAACGGCAAAAGATTTAGGTTTAACATTAAAAAGCGGTGTTATAGTAAGCGGCGATCAATTTATTTGCGATGACGATAAAAAAGCGTGGATTGCAAAAACATTCGGCGCCGATGCCGTGGAAATGGAAGGCGCCAGCGTGGCTCAAGTTTGCAGCGCTTTTAAAGTACCGTTTTTTATTATGCGGGCTATCAGCGACGTAGCGGGACACAAAGCTGAGATTAATTATGATGAATTTATGGAAAATTCCGCAAAAACAAGTGCTGATTTTGTTTTAAAGATGATAGAAAAAATATGA